A window of the Zonotrichia leucophrys gambelii isolate GWCS_2022_RI chromosome 18, RI_Zleu_2.0, whole genome shotgun sequence genome harbors these coding sequences:
- the LOC135455197 gene encoding myosin heavy chain, skeletal muscle, adult-like isoform X4, producing the protein MSSDSEMAIFGEAAPYLRKSEKERIEAQNKPFDAKTSVFVVHPKESFVKGTITSRESGKVTVKTEGGETLTVKEDQIFSMNPPKYDKVEDMAMMTHLHEPAVLYNLKERYAAWMIYTYSGLFCVTVNPYKWLPVYNPEVVLAYRGKKRQEAPPHIFSISDNAYQFMLTDRENQSILITGESGAGKTVNTKRVIQYFATIAASGDKKKEEKSSGKMQGTLEDQIISANPLLEAFGNAKTVRNDNSSRFGKFIRIHFGATGKLASADIETYLLEKSRVTFQLKAERSYHIFYQIMSNKKPELIDMLLITTNPYDYQFVSQGEVTVASINDQEELMATDSAIDILGFTADERTAIYKLTGAVMHYGNLKFKQKQREEQAEPDGTEVADKAAYLMGLNSADLLKALCYPRVKVGNEYVTKGQNVQQVYNSVGALAKAVYEKMFLWMVVRINEQLDTKQPRQYFIGVLDIAGFEIFDFNSLEQLCINFTNEKLQQFFNHHMFVLEQEEYKKEGIEWEFIDFGMDLAACIELIEKPMGIFSILEEECMFPKATDTSFKNKLYDQHLGKSNNFQKPKPGKGKAEAHFSLVHYAGTVDYNITGWLEKNKDPLNETVIGLYQKSSVKTLALLFASAGGEAEASGGGGGGKKGGKKKGSSFQTVSALFRENLNKLMTNLRSTHPHFVRCIIPNETKTPGAMEHELVLHQLRCNGVLEGIRICRKGFPSRVLYADFKQRYKVLNASAIPEGQFIDSKKASEKLLGSIDVDHTQYKFGNTKVFFKAGLIGVLEEMRDEKLAQLITRTQAMCRGYLARVEYQRRVERRESIFCIQYNVRSFMNVKHWPWMKLFFKIKPLLKSAESEKEMANMKEEFEKTKEELAKSEAKRKEIEEKMASLMKEKNDLQLQVQSEADALADAEERCDQLIKTKIQLEAKIKEVTERAEDEEEINAELTAKKRKLEDECSELKKDIDDLELTLAKVEKEKHATENKVKNLTEEMAGLDETIAKLTKEKKALQEAHQQTLDDLQAEEDKVNTLTKAKTKLEQQVDDLEGSLEQEKKLRMDLERAKRKLEGDLKLAQDSIMDLENDKQQLDEKLKKKDFEISQIQGKIEDEQAVAMQFQKKIKELQARIEELEEEIEAERTSRAKAEKHRADLSRELEEISERLEEAGGATSAQIEMNKKREAEFQKMRRDLEEATLQHEATAAALRKKHADSTAELGEQIDNLQRVKQKLEKEKSELKMEIDDLASNMESVSKAKANLEKMCRTLEDQLSEIKTKEEEHQRMINDLTAQRARLQTESGELSRKVEEKDAMVSQLSRGKQAFTQQIEELKRHLEEEIKAKNALAHALQSARHDCDLLREQYEEEQEAKGELQRALSKANSEVAQWRTKYETDAIQRTEELEEAKKKLAQRLQDAEEHVEAVNAKCASLEKTKQRLQNEVEDLMIDVERSNAACAALDKKQKNFDKILAEWKQKYEETQAELEASQKESRSLSTELFKMKNAYEESLDHLETMKRENKNLQQEISDLTEQIAEGGKAIHELEKVKKQIEQEKSELQASLEEAEASLEHEEGKILRLQLELNQVKAEIDRKIAEKDEEIDQMKRNHLRIVDSMQSTLDAEIRSRNEALRLKKKMEGDLNEMEIQLSHANRVASEAQKNLRNTQAVLKDTQLHLDDALRTQEDLKEQVAMVERRANLLQAEVEELRAALEQTERSRKLAEQELLDASERVQLLHTQNTSLINTKKKLETDIAQIQGEMEDTIQEARNAEEKAKKAITDAAMMAEELKKEQDTSAHLERMKKNLDQTVKDLQLRLEEAEQLALKGGKKQIQKLEARVRELEGEVDAEQKRSAEAVKGVRKYERRVKELTYQSEEDRKNILRLQDLVDKLQMKVKSYKRQAEEAEELSNVNLSKFRKIQHELEEAEERADIAESQVNKLRVKSREFHSKKIAEEE; encoded by the exons ATGTCCTCAGACTCGGAGATGGCCATCTTTGGGGAGGCGGCTCCTTACCTCCGAAAATCGGAGAAGGAGAGAATTGAGGCCCAGAACAAACCTTTTGATGCCAAGACATCTGTCTTCGTGGTTCATCCCAAAGAATCCTTCGTAAAAGGGACAATCACGAGCAGGGAATCGGGCAAAGTCACTGTCAAGACTGAAGGGGGAGAG ACCCTGACTGTGAAAGAAGATCAAATCTTCTCCATGAACCCTCCCAAGTATGACAAAGTCGAGGACATGGCCATGATGACCCACCTGCACGAACCCGCTGTGCTGTACAACCTCAAAGAGCGTTACGCAGCCTGGATGATCTAC ACCTACTCGGGTCTCTTCTGCGTCACTGTCAACCCCTACAAGTGGCTGCCGGTGTACAACCCCGAGGTGGTGTTGGCCTACCGAGGCAAGAAGCGCCAGGAGGCCCCTCCACACATCTTCTCCATCTCTGACAACGCCTATCAGTTCATGCTGACTG ATCGGGAGAACCAGTCCATCCTGATCAC CGGAGAATCCGGGGCCGGGAAGACTGTGAACACCAAGCGTGTCATCCAGTACTTTGCAACAATTGCAGCCAGTGGAGacaagaaaaaggaggagaagtCATCAGGCAAAATGCAG GGAACGCTTGAGGATCAAATCATCAGCGCCAACCCACTGCTGGAGGCCTTTGGAAACGCCAAGACCGTGAGGAACGACAACTCCTCACGCTTT GGCAAATTCATCAGAATCCACTTTGGTGCCACAGGCAAACTGGCTTCTGCTGACATTGAAACTT ATCTGCTGGAGAAGTCCAGAGTCACTTTCCAGCTCAAGGCGGAAAGGAGCTACCACATCTTTTATCAGATCATGTCCAACAAGAAGCCGGAGCTAATCG ACATGCTCCTCATCACCACCAACCCCTATGACTACCAGTTTGTGAGTCAAGGTGAAGTCACTGTTGCCAGCATTAATGACCAGGAGGAGCTGATGGCTACAGAT AGTGCCATTGACATCCTGGGCTTCACTGCTGATGAGAGGACAGCCATCTACAAGCTGACAGGGGCTGTCATGCACTATGGGAACCTGAAGTTCAAGCAGAAACAAcgagaggagcaggcagagcccgaTGGCACCGAAG TTGCTGACAAGGCTGCCTACCTGATGGGTCTGAACTCAGCAGACCTGCTCAAGGCCCTCTGCTACCCCCGAGTCAAGGTGGGGAATGAATACGTGACCAAAGGCCAAAATGTGCAGCAG GTATACAATTCAGTGGGTGCCCTGGCGAAGGCTGTCTATGAGAAGATGTTCCTGTGGATGGTTGTTCGCATCAACGAACAGCTGGACACGAAGCAGCCCAGGCAGTACTTCATTGGTGTCCTGGACATTGCTGGCTTTGAGATCTTTGAT TTcaacagcctggagcagctgtgcatCAACTTCACGAATGAGAAACTGCAACAGTTCTTCAACCACCACATGTtcgtgctggagcaggaggagtaCAAGAAGGAGGGCATTGAATGGGAGTTCATTGACTTTGGCATGGACCTGGCTGCCTGCATTGAGCTCATTGAGAAG CCCATGGGCATCTTCTCCATCCTGGAAGAGGAGTGCATGTTCCCCAAGGCAACTGACACCTCTTTCAAGAACAAGCTCTATGACCAGCACCTGGGCAAGTCCAACAACTTCCAGAAGCCCAAGCCAGGCAAAGGCAAGGCTGAGGCCCATTTCTCCCTGGTGCACTATGCTGGCACAGTGGACTACAACATCACAGGGTGGCTGGAGAAGAACAAGGACCCTCTGAATGAAACTGTCATTGGGCTGTACCAGAAATCATCTGTGAAGACCCTGGCTTTACTCTTTGCCTCTGCTGGAGGAGAGGCAG AGGctagtggtggtggtggtggtggcaagAAGGGAGGCAAGAAGAAGGGCTCTTCTTTCCAGACCGTCTCAGCTCTTTTCCGG GAGAATCTGAACAAGCTGATGACCAATCTGCGGAGCACTCACCCCCACTTTGTGCGCTGCATCATCCCCAATGAGACTAAAACACCTG GTGCCATGGAGCACGAGCTGGTGCTGCACCAGCTGCGCTGTAACGGCGTGCTGGAAGGGATCAGGATCTGCAGGAAAGGGTTCCCCAGCAGAGTCCTCTATGCTGACTTCAAACAGAG ATACAAGGTGCTTAATGCCAGTGCCATTCCTGAGGGACAGTTCATCGATAGCAAGAAGGCTTCTGAGAAGCTGCTTGGGTCAATCGATGTGGATCACACCCAGTACAAATTTGGAAACACCAAG GTGTTCTTCAAAGCTGGGCTGATAGGGGTCCTGgaggagatgagagatgagaagCTGGCGCAGCTCATCACTCGCACCCAGGCCATGTGTAGAGGCTACCTGGCAAGGGTGGAGTACCAGAGAAGGGTGGAGAGAAG GGAATCCATCTTCTGCATCCAGTACAACGTTCGCTCATTCATGAATGTCAAACACTGGCCATGGATGAAGCTGTTCTTCAAGATCAAGCCCTTGCTGAAGAGTGCAGAGTCTGAGAAGGAGATGGCCAACATGAAGGAGGAATTTGAGAAAACCAAGGAAGAGCTTGCAAAGTCTGAGGCAAAGCGGAAGGAGATTgaagagaaaatggcctcaCTGATGAAGGAGAAGAATGACCTGCAGCTCCAAGTGCAATCA GAAGCAGATGCTTTGGCCGATGCAGAGGAAAGGTGCGACCAGCTgatcaaaaccaaaatccagCTGGAAGCCAAAATTAAGGAAGTGACTGAAAGGGCAGAGgatgaagaagaaattaatgCTGAGTTGACAGCCAAGAAGAGGAAGCTGGAGGATGAATGTTCAGAGCTGAAGAAAGATATTGATGACCTTGAGCTAACACTGGCCaaggtggagaaggaaaaacatgCCACCGAAAACAAG GTGAAAAACCTGACTGAGGAGATGGCAGGTCTGGACGAGACCATTGCCAAGCTGACAAAGGAGAAGAAAGCCCTCCAAGAGGCGCATCAGCAGACCCTGGATGacctgcaggcagaggaagacAAAGTCAATACTCTGACCAAAGCCAAGACCAAGCTGGAACAGCAAGTGGATGAT CTGGAAGGGTCCCTGGAGCAAGAGAAGAAACTGCGCATGGACCTGGAGAGAGCAAAGAGGAAACTGGAAGGAGACCTGAAGCTGGCCCAGGACAGCATCATGGATTTGGAGAATgacaagcagcagctggatgagAAACTGAAGAA GAAAGACTTTGAAATCAGCCAGATCCAGGGCAAGATCGAGGATGAACAAGCAGTGGCTATGCAATTTCAGAAGAAGATcaaggagctgcag GCCCGcattgaggagctggaggaggaaattGAGGCAGAGCGAACCTCTCGCGCTAAAGCGGAGAAGCATCGTGCTGACCTGtccagggagctggaggagatcaGTGAGCGCCTGGAAGAAGCAGGAGGGGCCACATCAGCTCAGATTGAGATGAACAAGAAGCGCGAGGCAGAGTTCCAGAAGATGCGCCGTGACCTGGAAGAGGCCACGCTGCAGCACGAAGCCACGGCTGCCGCCCTGCGCAAGAAGCACGcggacagcacagctgagctgggcgAGCAGATCGACAACCTGCAACGCGTGAAGcagaagctggagaaggagaagagtgAGCTGAAGATGGAGATTGATGACTTGGCCAGCAACATGGAGTCTGTTTCCAAAGCCAAG GCCAACCTGGAGAAGATGTGCCGCACTCTGGAAGATCAGCTGAGTGAGATTAAAACGAAGGAAGAAGAGCATCAGCGCATGATCAATGACCTCACTGCTCAAAGAGCTCGTCTGCAGACAGAGTCAG GTGAATTATCACGTAAGGTGGAAGAGAAAGATGCTATGGTTTCTCAGCTGTCAAGAGGCAAACAGGCTTTCACCCAGCAGATTGAGGAACTCAAGAGGCATCTGGAGGAAGAGATAAAG GCCAAGAATGCCCTGGCCCATGCCCTCCAGTCTGCTCGCCATGACTGTGACTTGCTCCGGGAACAAtatgaggaggagcaggaggccaAGGGGGAGCTGCAGCGAGCCCTGTCCAAGGCCAACAGTGAAGTGGCCCAGTGGAGAACCAAATACGAGACGGACGCGATTCAGCGCACGGAGGAGCTCGAGGAGGCCAA GAAGAAGCTGGCCCAGCGCCTGCAGGATGCAGAGGAGCATGTTGAGGCTGTCAATGCCAAATGTGCCTCCCTGGAAAAGacaaagcagaggctgcagaatgAAGTGGAGGACCTGATGATTGATGTGGAGAGATCcaatgctgcctgtgctgctctggataAGAAGCAGAAGAACTTTGACAAG ATCCTGGCAGAATGGAAGCAGAAGTATGAGGAAAcgcaggctgagctggaggcCTCGCAGAAGGAGTCGCGCTCTCTGAGCACGGAGCTGTTCAAGATGAAGAATGCCTATGAGGAGTCCTTGGACCACCTGGAAACAATGAAGCGGGAGAACAAGAACCTGCAGC AGGAGATTTCCGACCTAACTGAGCAGATTGCGGAGGGAGGAAAGGCAATTCATGAGCTGGAGAAAGTGAAGAAGCAGATTGAGCAGGAGAAATCTGAACTGCAAGCCTCCCTGGAGGAAGCTGAG GCCTCCCTGGAACATGAGGAGGGGAAGATCCTGCGCCTGCAGCTTGAGCTCAACCAAGTGAAGGCTGAGATTGACAGGAAGATAGCCGAGAAAGATGAGGAGATTGATCAGATGAAAAGAAACCACCTCAGAATTGTGGACTCGATGCAGAGCACCCTGGATGCTGagatcaggagcaggaatgaagCCCTgagactgaagaagaaaatggaggGAGATCTGAATGAAATGGAGATCCAACTGAGCCATGCCAACCGTGTGGCTTCAGAGGCACAGAAGAATCTGAGAAacacccaggctgtgctcaAG GACACCCAGCTGCACCTGGACGATGCTCTCAGGACACAGGAGGACCTGAAGGAGCAGGTGGCCATGGTGGAGCGCAGAGCAAACCTGCTGCAGGCTGAAGTTGAGGAGCTCcgggcagccctggagcagacGGAGCGGTCGAGGAAattggctgagcaggagcttCTGGATGCAAGTGAGAGAGTTCAGCTCCTCCATACTCAG AACACCAGCCTGATCAACACCAAGAAGAAGCTGGAAACAGACATTGCCCAGATCCAGGGTGAAATGGAGGATACCATCCAGGAAGCCCGCAATGCTGAGGAGAAGGCCAAGAAGGCCATCACAGAT GCGGCCATGATGGCAGAAGAGCTGAAGAAGGAGCAGGACACCAGTGCCCACCTGGAGAGGATGAAGAAGA
- the LOC135455197 gene encoding myosin heavy chain, skeletal muscle, adult-like isoform X5, with amino-acid sequence MSSDSEMAIFGEAAPYLRKSEKERIEAQNKPFDAKTSVFVVHPKESFVKGTITSRESGKVTVKTEGGETLTVKEDQIFSMNPPKYDKVEDMAMMTHLHEPAVLYNLKERYAAWMIYTYSGLFCVTVNPYKWLPVYNPEVVLAYRGKKRQEAPPHIFSISDNAYQFMLTDRENQSILITGESGAGKTVNTKRVIQYFATIAASGDKKKEEKSSGKMQGTLEDQIISANPLLEAFGNAKTVRNDNSSRFGKFIRIHFGATGKLASADIETYLLEKSRVTFQLKAERSYHIFYQIMSNKKPELIDMLLITTNPYDYQFVSQGEVTVASINDQEELMATDSAIDILGFTADERTAIYKLTGAVMHYGNLKFKQKQREEQAEPDGTEVADKAAYLMGLNSADLLKALCYPRVKVGNEYVTKGQNVQQVYNSVGALAKAVYEKMFLWMVVRINEQLDTKQPRQYFIGVLDIAGFEIFDFNSLEQLCINFTNEKLQQFFNHHMFVLEQEEYKKEGIEWEFIDFGMDLAACIELIEKPMGIFSILEEECMFPKATDTSFKNKLYDQHLGKSNNFQKPKPGKGKAEAHFSLVHYAGTVDYNITGWLEKNKDPLNETVIGLYQKSSVKTLALLFASAGGEAEASGGGGGGKKGGKKKGSSFQTVSALFRENLNKLMTNLRSTHPHFVRCIIPNETKTPGAMEHELVLHQLRCNGVLEGIRICRKGFPSRVLYADFKQRYKVLNASAIPEGQFIDSKKASEKLLGSIDVDHTQYKFGNTKVFFKAGLIGVLEEMRDEKLAQLITRTQAMCRGYLARVEYQRRVERRESIFCIQYNVRSFMNVKHWPWMKLFFKIKPLLKSAESEKEMANMKEEFEKTKEELAKSEAKRKEIEEKMASLMKEKNDLQLQVQSEADALADAEERCDQLIKTKIQLEAKIKEVTERAEDEEEINAELTAKKRKLEDECSELKKDIDDLELTLAKVEKEKHATENKVKNLTEEMAGLDETIAKLTKEKKALQEAHQQTLDDLQAEEDKVNTLTKAKTKLEQQVDDLEGSLEQEKKLRMDLERAKRKLEGDLKLAQDSIMDLENDKQQLDEKLKKKDFEISQIQGKIEDEQAVAMQFQKKIKELQARIEELEEEIEAERTSRAKAEKHRADLSRELEEISERLEEAGGATSAQIEMNKKREAEFQKMRRDLEEATLQHEATAAALRKKHADSTAELGEQIDNLQRVKQKLEKEKSELKMEIDDLASNMESVSKAKANLEKMCRTLEDQLSEIKTKEEEHQRMINDLTAQRARLQTESGELSRKVEEKDAMVSQLSRGKQAFTQQIEELKRHLEEEIKAKNALAHALQSARHDCDLLREQYEEEQEAKGELQRALSKANSEVAQWRTKYETDAIQRTEELEEAKKKLAQRLQDAEEHVEAVNAKCASLEKTKQRLQNEVEDLMIDVERSNAACAALDKKQKNFDKILAEWKQKYEETQAELEASQKESRSLSTELFKMKNAYEESLDHLETMKRENKNLQQEISDLTEQIAEGGKAIHELEKVKKQIEQEKSELQASLEEAEASLEHEEGKILRLQLELNQVKAEIDRKIAEKDEEIDQMKRNHLRIVDSMQSTLDAEIRSRNEALRLKKKMEGDLNEMEIQLSHANRVASEAQKNLRNTQAVLKDTQLHLDDALRTQEDLKEQVAMVERRANLLQAEVEELRAALEQTERSRKLAEQELLDASERVQLLHTQNTSLINTKKKLETDIAQIQGEMEDTIQEARNAEEKAKKAITDAAMMAEELKKEQDTSAHLERMKKNLDQTVKDLQLRLEEAEQLALKGGKKQIQKLEARVRELEGEVDAEQKRSAEAVKGVRKYERRVKELTYQSEEDRKNVLRLQDLVDKLQMKVKSYKRQAEEAEELSNVNLSKFRKIQHELEEAEERADIAESQVNKLRVKSREFHSKKIAEEE; translated from the exons ATGTCCTCAGACTCGGAGATGGCCATCTTTGGGGAGGCGGCTCCTTACCTCCGAAAATCGGAGAAGGAGAGAATTGAGGCCCAGAACAAACCTTTTGATGCCAAGACATCTGTCTTCGTGGTTCATCCCAAAGAATCCTTCGTAAAAGGGACAATCACGAGCAGGGAATCGGGCAAAGTCACTGTCAAGACTGAAGGGGGAGAG ACCCTGACTGTGAAAGAAGATCAAATCTTCTCCATGAACCCTCCCAAGTATGACAAAGTCGAGGACATGGCCATGATGACCCACCTGCACGAACCCGCTGTGCTGTACAACCTCAAAGAGCGTTACGCAGCCTGGATGATCTAC ACCTACTCGGGTCTCTTCTGCGTCACTGTCAACCCCTACAAGTGGCTGCCGGTGTACAACCCCGAGGTGGTGTTGGCCTACCGAGGCAAGAAGCGCCAGGAGGCCCCTCCACACATCTTCTCCATCTCTGACAACGCCTATCAGTTCATGCTGACTG ATCGGGAGAACCAGTCCATCCTGATCAC CGGAGAATCCGGGGCCGGGAAGACTGTGAACACCAAGCGTGTCATCCAGTACTTTGCAACAATTGCAGCCAGTGGAGacaagaaaaaggaggagaagtCATCAGGCAAAATGCAG GGAACGCTTGAGGATCAAATCATCAGCGCCAACCCACTGCTGGAGGCCTTTGGAAACGCCAAGACCGTGAGGAACGACAACTCCTCACGCTTT GGCAAATTCATCAGAATCCACTTTGGTGCCACAGGCAAACTGGCTTCTGCTGACATTGAAACTT ATCTGCTGGAGAAGTCCAGAGTCACTTTCCAGCTCAAGGCGGAAAGGAGCTACCACATCTTTTATCAGATCATGTCCAACAAGAAGCCGGAGCTAATCG ACATGCTCCTCATCACCACCAACCCCTATGACTACCAGTTTGTGAGTCAAGGTGAAGTCACTGTTGCCAGCATTAATGACCAGGAGGAGCTGATGGCTACAGAT AGTGCCATTGACATCCTGGGCTTCACTGCTGATGAGAGGACAGCCATCTACAAGCTGACAGGGGCTGTCATGCACTATGGGAACCTGAAGTTCAAGCAGAAACAAcgagaggagcaggcagagcccgaTGGCACCGAAG TTGCTGACAAGGCTGCCTACCTGATGGGTCTGAACTCAGCAGACCTGCTCAAGGCCCTCTGCTACCCCCGAGTCAAGGTGGGGAATGAATACGTGACCAAAGGCCAAAATGTGCAGCAG GTATACAATTCAGTGGGTGCCCTGGCGAAGGCTGTCTATGAGAAGATGTTCCTGTGGATGGTTGTTCGCATCAACGAACAGCTGGACACGAAGCAGCCCAGGCAGTACTTCATTGGTGTCCTGGACATTGCTGGCTTTGAGATCTTTGAT TTcaacagcctggagcagctgtgcatCAACTTCACGAATGAGAAACTGCAACAGTTCTTCAACCACCACATGTtcgtgctggagcaggaggagtaCAAGAAGGAGGGCATTGAATGGGAGTTCATTGACTTTGGCATGGACCTGGCTGCCTGCATTGAGCTCATTGAGAAG CCCATGGGCATCTTCTCCATCCTGGAAGAGGAGTGCATGTTCCCCAAGGCAACTGACACCTCTTTCAAGAACAAGCTCTATGACCAGCACCTGGGCAAGTCCAACAACTTCCAGAAGCCCAAGCCAGGCAAAGGCAAGGCTGAGGCCCATTTCTCCCTGGTGCACTATGCTGGCACAGTGGACTACAACATCACAGGGTGGCTGGAGAAGAACAAGGACCCTCTGAATGAAACTGTCATTGGGCTGTACCAGAAATCATCTGTGAAGACCCTGGCTTTACTCTTTGCCTCTGCTGGAGGAGAGGCAG AGGctagtggtggtggtggtggtggcaagAAGGGAGGCAAGAAGAAGGGCTCTTCTTTCCAGACCGTCTCAGCTCTTTTCCGG GAGAATCTGAACAAGCTGATGACCAATCTGCGGAGCACTCACCCCCACTTTGTGCGCTGCATCATCCCCAATGAGACTAAAACACCTG GTGCCATGGAGCACGAGCTGGTGCTGCACCAGCTGCGCTGTAACGGCGTGCTGGAAGGGATCAGGATCTGCAGGAAAGGGTTCCCCAGCAGAGTCCTCTATGCTGACTTCAAACAGAG ATACAAGGTGCTTAATGCCAGTGCCATTCCTGAGGGACAGTTCATCGATAGCAAGAAGGCTTCTGAGAAGCTGCTTGGGTCAATCGATGTGGATCACACCCAGTACAAATTTGGAAACACCAAG GTGTTCTTCAAAGCTGGGCTGATAGGGGTCCTGgaggagatgagagatgagaagCTGGCGCAGCTCATCACTCGCACCCAGGCCATGTGTAGAGGCTACCTGGCAAGGGTGGAGTACCAGAGAAGGGTGGAGAGAAG GGAATCCATCTTCTGCATCCAGTACAACGTTCGCTCATTCATGAATGTCAAACACTGGCCATGGATGAAGCTGTTCTTCAAGATCAAGCCCTTGCTGAAGAGTGCAGAGTCTGAGAAGGAGATGGCCAACATGAAGGAGGAATTTGAGAAAACCAAGGAAGAGCTTGCAAAGTCTGAGGCAAAGCGGAAGGAGATTgaagagaaaatggcctcaCTGATGAAGGAGAAGAATGACCTGCAGCTCCAAGTGCAATCA GAAGCAGATGCTTTGGCCGATGCAGAGGAAAGGTGCGACCAGCTgatcaaaaccaaaatccagCTGGAAGCCAAAATTAAGGAAGTGACTGAAAGGGCAGAGgatgaagaagaaattaatgCTGAGTTGACAGCCAAGAAGAGGAAGCTGGAGGATGAATGTTCAGAGCTGAAGAAAGATATTGATGACCTTGAGCTAACACTGGCCaaggtggagaaggaaaaacatgCCACCGAAAACAAG GTGAAAAACCTGACTGAGGAGATGGCAGGTCTGGACGAGACCATTGCCAAGCTGACAAAGGAGAAGAAAGCCCTCCAAGAGGCGCATCAGCAGACCCTGGATGacctgcaggcagaggaagacAAAGTCAATACTCTGACCAAAGCCAAGACCAAGCTGGAACAGCAAGTGGATGAT CTGGAAGGGTCCCTGGAGCAAGAGAAGAAACTGCGCATGGACCTGGAGAGAGCAAAGAGGAAACTGGAAGGAGACCTGAAGCTGGCCCAGGACAGCATCATGGATTTGGAGAATgacaagcagcagctggatgagAAACTGAAGAA GAAAGACTTTGAAATCAGCCAGATCCAGGGCAAGATCGAGGATGAACAAGCAGTGGCTATGCAATTTCAGAAGAAGATcaaggagctgcag GCCCGcattgaggagctggaggaggaaattGAGGCAGAGCGAACCTCTCGCGCTAAAGCGGAGAAGCATCGTGCTGACCTGtccagggagctggaggagatcaGTGAGCGCCTGGAAGAAGCAGGAGGGGCCACATCAGCTCAGATTGAGATGAACAAGAAGCGCGAGGCAGAGTTCCAGAAGATGCGCCGTGACCTGGAAGAGGCCACGCTGCAGCACGAAGCCACGGCTGCCGCCCTGCGCAAGAAGCACGcggacagcacagctgagctgggcgAGCAGATCGACAACCTGCAACGCGTGAAGcagaagctggagaaggagaagagtgAGCTGAAGATGGAGATTGATGACTTGGCCAGCAACATGGAGTCTGTTTCCAAAGCCAAG GCCAACCTGGAGAAGATGTGCCGCACTCTGGAAGATCAGCTGAGTGAGATTAAAACGAAGGAAGAAGAGCATCAGCGCATGATCAATGACCTCACTGCTCAAAGAGCTCGTCTGCAGACAGAGTCAG GTGAATTATCACGTAAGGTGGAAGAGAAAGATGCTATGGTTTCTCAGCTGTCAAGAGGCAAACAGGCTTTCACCCAGCAGATTGAGGAACTCAAGAGGCATCTGGAGGAAGAGATAAAG GCCAAGAATGCCCTGGCCCATGCCCTCCAGTCTGCTCGCCATGACTGTGACTTGCTCCGGGAACAAtatgaggaggagcaggaggccaAGGGGGAGCTGCAGCGAGCCCTGTCCAAGGCCAACAGTGAAGTGGCCCAGTGGAGAACCAAATACGAGACGGACGCGATTCAGCGCACGGAGGAGCTCGAGGAGGCCAA GAAGAAGCTGGCCCAGCGCCTGCAGGATGCAGAGGAGCATGTTGAGGCTGTCAATGCCAAATGTGCCTCCCTGGAAAAGacaaagcagaggctgcagaatgAAGTGGAGGACCTGATGATTGATGTGGAGAGATCcaatgctgcctgtgctgctctggataAGAAGCAGAAGAACTTTGACAAG ATCCTGGCAGAATGGAAGCAGAAGTATGAGGAAAcgcaggctgagctggaggcCTCGCAGAAGGAGTCGCGCTCTCTGAGCACGGAGCTGTTCAAGATGAAGAATGCCTATGAGGAGTCCTTGGACCACCTGGAAACAATGAAGCGGGAGAACAAGAACCTGCAGC AGGAGATTTCCGACCTAACTGAGCAGATTGCGGAGGGAGGAAAGGCAATTCATGAGCTGGAGAAAGTGAAGAAGCAGATTGAGCAGGAGAAATCTGAACTGCAAGCCTCCCTGGAGGAAGCTGAG GCCTCCCTGGAACATGAGGAGGGGAAGATCCTGCGCCTGCAGCTTGAGCTCAACCAAGTGAAGGCTGAGATTGACAGGAAGATAGCCGAGAAAGATGAGGAGATTGATCAGATGAAAAGAAACCACCTCAGAATTGTGGACTCGATGCAGAGCACCCTGGATGCTGagatcaggagcaggaatgaagCCCTgagactgaagaagaaaatggaggGAGATCTGAATGAAATGGAGATCCAACTGAGCCATGCCAACCGTGTGGCTTCAGAGGCACAGAAGAATCTGAGAAacacccaggctgtgctcaAG GACACCCAGCTGCACCTGGACGATGCTCTCAGGACACAGGAGGACCTGAAGGAGCAGGTGGCCATGGTGGAGCGCAGAGCAAACCTGCTGCAGGCTGAAGTTGAGGAGCTCcgggcagccctggagcagacGGAGCGGTCGAGGAAattggctgagcaggagcttCTGGATGCAAGTGAGAGAGTTCAGCTCCTCCATACTCAG AACACCAGCCTGATCAACACCAAGAAGAAGCTGGAAACAGACATTGCCCAGATCCAGGGTGAAATGGAGGATACCATCCAGGAAGCCCGCAATGCTGAGGAGAAGGCCAAGAAGGCCATCACAGAT GCGGCCATGATGGCAGAAGAGCTGAAGAAGGAGCAGGACACCAGTGCCCACCTGGAGAGGATGAAGAAGA